The DNA segment GATCATCAGTTCATCATTCTTCTAGAGTTCTTGGTGAAATAGAACTTGCTGACAATCTCATTTAAATCTTTTCTGTGGAGAGAAATCAGAATGTCTGTTCTGGAAGTGCAGTATCCCTCTCCCACTTCAGGTTAAATGCTCGATTTCAAAGCATGAAGAATTGGAGAGAGATATACCAGAACAGCCTCAACTCATAAGCAGCAGCTTCTTCATTTTTCATCTAATGACAACTCTTTGGGGATAGAATAGAACCATAAAGGATTCCTTCCCAGAAATTTATTCTATGAATCACGTACTAAACGAGCTGCAAAGGAACCATCTAGTGAATGTTTAACTGGGTTGGAGAAAAAGAAACCACTGCTTGTCACAAAATCAGGAGGAACATATCTGTCAACAGGATCAATGTGGAAATCCTGAAATTCAATTAGTAGCAAATTAGCACTTGAAAGATTATGTATATTTTGTTCGTGTTTAATCCATTCTGCTATGTGTCAAAAACTCAAAATAGAATTAGACAATCAAATGCTATGCAACAATATCCCTGAAACATAAATAGCATCTAGTTTCTCCAAAGAAGCCCGTCACCAAGCTTAAAAGGAGGATTTGCCATTTAAAACATCTGACATATAACAATTCAACTAAAGGTAATTTAAAGTAGTGCAATTCAGATAGGGCAAGAGTatcttaaacaaaaaaatagcaTATTTGAATATGATTAGTGAATAGTGATCATTCTTACCGGATGTCTTACAAGAAATGCAGCCACCCTGTCATCGTTCTCTTCAGGATCTATGGAGCATGTACTGTAAACTAATACTCCCCCAGGTTTTACCAATCTAAATGTGCAGAAAAAAATGCAATGTGTCATTAGTTTCATCTACTACTACAGAAATTATTTCAAGATTAGAATACTCAAGTTTCCATATCAGCATACAACAACAAGCCTTGATAGATTACACGATTAGCAACCAGCATGTGAAGCTTTTTGTCACTTCATTCAATGAATTCACTGGACAAAAAATAATGTACACAAACACAGAGGGATCATCAAAGAGAATCTCTGGCTTACTTGGATGCTGCATCTAGGAGCTCATCCTGCAATTTCGTCAGTTCTTCCATATCCTCTAGCTTCCTGTTCCAGCGCAAGTCCGCTCTCTTCAAAATCCAAGGAATAAAAACAGATTAATAAACAAGAAAAGGGGAATATACTGAATAATTTGTGATAACAATGACAATGAGGAAACATAATCTAATACAATCACCTTGGATAGAACACCAAGTCCAGAACATGGAGCGTCCAACAAAACTTTGTCACTCTTGAGTTGTCCATTATCCTGGGAAATCCAAAAGAAAACtaataagaaataattaaataacaatttctGAGTTAACACTCATAGGGACAACATAACATACAGTCAATGTACGAAGATCAGCATGAATGGCGGTAATGACACCATCCACTTGGTGCAACTTTGCTGTCTCTTTAAGAATTCTCAACCTACCACTATTTACATCAACTGCAAATACCTtacctgaaaacacaaggttTCCTTTTATTCTGCTGAATGGAAAACTAAAAAAGCAGGGAACTAGTATATCAACATTGTAGAGACAAACAAAGTCTCGTAGCCAAAATGAATGAAGATCCTCGGACGAAAAACAAAGTCGAGAAATGATGTATTAGAGTGTCTGAAGAAATTGGAATacaatatgatttaataaagtATCTTAGACGAATTAGTACCTTGTCCACTTAAAAGAGATGCCATGTAGAGGGTCTTTCCACCAGGAGCAGCACAACCATCAACGATAGTTTCACCAGGTTGAGGATCCACAACAGAAACTACTAGACCTGCACTTTCATCCTGAACTGAACATAAACCCTTCTTGAGGAGACCAGCATGAATGACAATCTGAAATATGAGCCTACAAATAGTCAACTTAAACGAGAAAATCATGCTTACTTCATAACAGATAATAACAGCAAAAAAGAACATAACTTCAATGCCTCCCatgtgaaaaatataaaagaaatgaaaGTAAAAGATAACCCACAACAAACAAGTAGTCAGCTAAAGCACAATTACACACTATTGAACCTATTAGCTATTATTACATAAGGTAgaaaatatgtatataattCAATCCCAAACGGCTTTTCTCCTCTAGTCAGTGTTCATTATACTTGTTAGAAAATTCATACCTGCAACCCAGTTTTGATACGAACAAATTCATCTAAATGCAATGAAAGCTTGTGTGGGACCTGATATTTAATGAGAAACTTAAATCTGTCAGGAAGACATAGAAGATACAGAGGGTAAAAGTTAATATACGATTGTGTTGTGCAAATTAACATGAGCTTCTGCTCAGACTTGTAGATAAAGAAAGGAATTCATTCAAAAACAAATTGCAggattttataaatttacaataacattaaaaaataaaaataaaataaaaagcagACAGTGTGATAAGCAGAAGAAAATGCAACATTCAATCATGGAAGTGGTAGCACCTTCAATGCATTAAGCTGTGCCACAAGGTCATCTCTTGAAAAACCACTTGCACGGTCTGCTCTGAAATTATCATAGATATATAGCTTGAGTTTTTTATTGTTTGTCTTACATGCTACCCTGGGTAGAGCACagaaaaatagaagaaatattcACTAGCCTTAAGCTGAAACTGGGCTCACTGTTATTCCATATCATCAATTTAATGGCTTCTTCCTGGCCGAGATACTTTGTCCATCTCCTTACCATCCACTGCAAaagaagaaataagaaaaaatttcaattaaattttactTATCTTATTTTGGTGATAGCAAGTTTAGTAAATTGCATAATTCCTTCTCTTAACCTTTACATTGTtagtttgattaaaaaaatactaaattattCATTATATAGTGGTTCTCTGCCTGCCCTTGTAGGATCTCAAACATGCCATTGGCACCTTGGGTAGTAGTATAGGAGTAATTTATCCCTACTATAGCTTTGATTCATAGAAAAAGGAAACTAAAATTGTTATGAGCCAAAAAAAGGTAAAAGGAATTGTTCATTGTTAAATGAATTcaatcaataaatttttctccTCATTTCCATTTTGGGTTTGTAACATTAATCAAAGTGAGAAACATTAGATTTTATTATTGCACTGGATCTGAATTCTGAAGTACAAAATCCAcctccaaaataaataaaaaaattcaggcTTTCAACGTTATCCTGTTAATTATGTTTTGATAACAACcacaaaatattaagaaaacacCAATAGCATAGCattttaggtatgctagagctTGGTAGCAAATGAGTACAAATTAAGTATTGATCATATAGTTCTAATTCTTCTTCGTTGAATTTTTTGTTTACAGCCATTTTGAATATCTTAAGCTTATATCATGCTCATACTTTAATGTTATTGCTGAGcacaaaataaaagtttttatgcTTATCGGCCTCTGATGCAGTGATTCCTAATTCTGAATTGGAATAATGAATAGTGGTATAGAAAAAGTGAAAGCAGTAAGTCACTCACAACTGGATGTGAGTGCAGAGTTGCCAAAGCACGTGCTTGAGCACGGTCATCACCCTCCACTTTGGGCAAAGGAAGAGTACCGTTCTCCTGCAAACCAAACATCAATGGATTTGATAAAATTATTCATGATTTCTCT comes from the Phaseolus vulgaris cultivar G19833 chromosome 8, P. vulgaris v2.0, whole genome shotgun sequence genome and includes:
- the LOC137825305 gene encoding uncharacterized protein; protein product: MAQVLYMALPVPAKPRKAASSSSSSSSKPLKLPRRIRGTNISIPTTAEGSGKRLLKTQKLNLEVSPHRAVSAVRLMRIEFGGAFADLLNEKGKGSGENEMGYVQRTLGFRTRELNHHDLRLVTDIVGGTIRWRRYLDHLINSLCLEKDISSMEPLLLQILRIGFYEVVKLDMPPYAVVDENVELAKVALRPGAGNMVNGILRKLVVLKENGTLPLPKVEGDDRAQARALATLHSHPVWMVRRWTKYLGQEEAIKLMIWNNSEPSFSLRADRASGFSRDDLVAQLNALKVPHKLSLHLDEFVRIKTGLQIVIHAGLLKKGLCSVQDESAGLVVSVVDPQPGETIVDGCAAPGGKTLYMASLLSGQGKVFAVDVNSGRLRILKETAKLHQVDGVITAIHADLRTLTDNGQLKSDKVLLDAPCSGLGVLSKRADLRWNRKLEDMEELTKLQDELLDAASKLVKPGGVLVYSTCSIDPEENDDRVAAFLVRHPDFHIDPVDRYVPPDFVTSSGFFFSNPVKHSLDGSFAARLVRDS